AGATGTATCAGAAAATAAGCACTTAAGATATAAATTTCCTTCCGTATAGGCTGGGGTGTGTTGTGCCTTTCTTATGTATAGAAGGCCATTTGTTTGGGAAATTAACTTGTGGTGTATAttgtgacaattttttttttccttgggtGTTTACAGGATGTGTATCTTCAGACTACATGCCTTGCAACCTTGGCTAACATGGCACCCCATGCCCATCATCTTAGTGCATATGCCTCGTAGAGGCTTGTCAGCCTTTTCTACATGCTTTCTCGAAAGTATGCAATCAATATCCTTTATGAATTTGCATATGTTCCACTTTTCTTGTGTAGAATGATGCTCATTATGGATCCTATGTAACTGAACATGAATTGTCAAACACATGTATAACAAGTTATCGGAGTTGACAGGTGAGAAGCAGCGAAGTATCAAAATAAGCCTGGCAGGAGAGGGTGATGGCGTTTCTGAAGATCTGGTAAGGCATAGTTAGTTCAAGCACTTAATATATTGCAATGGATCGTCGTGTTATCCTTTAATGTGTGTTTCCCAACTTGTAGGCAGCAGAGTTGCAAATCTTTACTGATTTCTTGAGACTTGTCCTTGATATATTAAATGCAATTTTGACGTACGCGTTGCCAAGAAATCCGGAGGTATATCACATTGTCATTTTATTCTTGGCAGCATGAGTTACATATTGAATCCTTGTTCTTCCTTCACTGAATCAATCTGTAATTCTGGTTTCTGCAGATCGTGTATGCAGTTATGCATCGGCAAGAAGTGTTCCAACCTTTCAAGAATCATCAGAGATTTCATGAGCTAGTCGAAAATATATACACAGTAGGCTGCATCACAGTTCCATAGGCTTTTAAATTCagtaaaaattagaaagaaCAGAGTATCTGATTGATCCATTTGTTTCTCAAATTGCTTACCTAATCATCAGTTTTCTATTTAGGTCTTAGACTTTTTCAATAACCGCATGGACTCTCAAAGATCGGATCGAGAATGGCCAGTGCAGAAAGTTCTTGAATTCATCATCGACAGTTGTCGGTTTTGGCGAGGCGAAGGCATGAAGGTAATTAACAAATGATTTAACACTTATCACTGATATATAATTTTTCCTTTCATTAGAATTATTAAAGCTCATATCATTCTTTTCATTGTTCACTGCAGATGTTTACACAACTTCACTTCTCATATGAACAAGAGAGCCACCCAGAAGAGTTCTTTATTCCATACGTTTGGCAACTAGCTTTTTCCAGATGGTAACACACGCTTTCACTCTTTCATATCACGATGTATTAACGAAGAACATCAATCTCATTCCCatttcactattttttttttgttcgcaACGGATTTAGTTTTAATCCGGACGCCATCAACTTATTCCCAGTGCCACACCAAGTTGAGGTAAGTGCCTCAAATGTGccaaaacacaaacaaacattCGATGATGAAACTTAATGAACCTATCCACATTATTTGGACATGCCCTCTGCTTCGATCTATGAACTATAAATGGGCACATGTATTGAATAATCATCCTTTGTATCATAAGAttgtttctgaattttttttttgcagaaacaGGAAGAAGatagaagaggagaagaagtgGAAAAAGGGAAAGAGAAAAAGGTGCAAGAGCTGATCATTGAGCAGATAATCGTCTTGGATCCATAGTTAGGAGAGTCCGGGTGGAGGAGGGtgtatgtaaatatttatacgGTTCAAATAAGATAAATACTGACAAAAAGACGTAATTATTCTCCATTAATAGTGTGTAGATCCTCTTCTCTTTTTGTTCTATAATGTCCTTAACATATACAGTTTACTCCCCTCTTCcaaaatttagaagaaaaattatTACCATGGTCGAAATGTTTCTTTCACTTCTGCCTTAAAAACACGTGAATATAATACTTGTCggtattaaagaaaaaatggaaaaaaacagTGGTGTAGATTTGTTACCAAGTTCAGATACGTTGTACACTTTTGTATATCTCTCTCCCTTTATACGTCATGACAAGACAACTCTAGGGTTTCTCTCCTTGGTTGGTTTCGAGCGCCTCCCTTCCCTCTCTTCCCCATCTATGATTCACCTCTCCTGGGCTCGATTCCCTCTTCAATTAAACATTTAATTCTTCCCGCCCACCtcacagatctctctctctctctaagctTTTTAATTTAATCCCATTTTCACTTTCTAACCTTTTGAAGCTGATCCAATGGGGTTCTCTGATTCACCGGAACCTATTAAACGCGGCGAAAAGGAAGCGAAGAGCAAAGGGTCCTCCGACGAAGAGGTTGATGAGAGTGATTCCACCACAACCAGTAGCAGCAAAGTTATAATAAGCTTAGAGGACGAATCTGTAATCGATGTCTCCGGTCAAAGTCTGGACCTTTCTCTCCTCGACAACAACAACTCGGACGATGGGTCCGTGAAAGGTCTCTACTTTTTCAGAAATGTCTTCACTTTGATCCCCAAATCAATCGGAGGGTTCGGGAGCTTGAAGAAGCTCAAGTTCTTCAGCAACGAGATCGACCTTTTCCCGCCGGAGCTAGGAGGTTTAGTCGATTTGGAGTATCTCCAGGTGAAGATATCGTCGCCGAGCCTCGGCGAGGGCTTGTCGTGGGACAAGCTCAAGGCTTTGAAGGAGCTCGAGCTCACTAAAGTCCCCAAACGATCCTCTGCTTTGACCCTTTTGAGCGAGATCTCGGGGCTTAAGTCCTTGACGAGACTCTCTGTTTGTCACTTCTCCATCAGGTAAAAAGCTTCCGCCTTTTGTGCCCTATCGCTTCGGTTCCAGCTTCTTAATTGCTTCATCACATTGATAAATCAAATACAGATGGTGGCTTTTGACAGTTTCAGTTGTGGGTCCGTGTAGGAAACGTAAGTTAGATTAAACTATTGAACATGCCTATATGCTGTTCTTGCTTCTTATGTTCAGTTTGATAACACTAGATTgcttattaatgtttttatttaataatgtgTCTGGATTTGATCTTTGTCTCCTCACTTGTTTGCAGATATCTTCCTGCGGAGATCGGATGTCTAACGAGTCTAGAGTACCTGGATCTCTCCTTTAACAAGATCAAGAGTTTGCCTAACGAGATAAGTTATCTGAGTTCGTTGGTGTCCTTGAAGGTTGCTCACAACAGGCTAATTGAGCTACCATCGGTTTTAGCTTTATTACAAAACTTGGAAACCCTGGACGTATCAAACAACCGATTAGCAACACTGGATCCTCTCGATCTAAGCTTAATGCCTGGACTTCAGATTTTAAATTTACAGGTACTTACTTTGTCTCTCTGATTTTACACACCAGGAGTTCACTGGATTCTTTAATCTGACAgagttttttttggattttttctttttgtgttatCAAGTTCAATAAGCTGCCGTGTTATTGCTGTATTCCCGCATGGATACAGTGTAATTTGGGAGGAAACTATGAAGAGATGGGAGTTGATACTATGACTGAAATGGATGTTTATGAAACCCCTTATGAAAACAACACCATAACTCTTCCTCATAAAGGTGtgaatttaataataaaattgagAGTTTGATACTTCtttgcttttaatttttaatttgctGTACTGAATGGTGGATTTGCTGTttcttgtgtttttttgtaGGCTTCCACCGTAACCCATTAATTATGTCAACTGGGGCCTCTTCCATCAGTAGATGCTTCTCGGCTCGCAAATCAAGCAAGAGGTGGAAGCGGAGACAGCATTACTACCAGCAAAGGGCAAGGCAGGAGCGCTTGAACAACAGCAGGAAGTGGAAAAGTGAAGTCTCTCCGGAGGAATTAAATTTGAAGATGTATGTAGTAGAAGAAACTGGGAAACAGGGAATGGTTGATAGCATCTGCTTGGATGATAATTATAAACTGTCAGAAGAGTCTGAAATAGTAGAATCCGTCGTCACTTCTGAAGAGCAAGAGAGCAGTTTGAAATCTGATTTAGTTTCTGACAATTCCCAATTAAAGAGTGAAAGAGATAACAAGGAGTGCTGTGAGGTCAAGGCATCTTCTTCTCCCTCTTTAGACTATAATTCCTCTTCAGAGAGAAAGAAGCCAAATCACAAGTCGAAGAGATGCTATGATAAGGATCTAGATAACCCAAAAGCTTCTAAATGCCACAGGCCGTCTACTGATACTGCTAATCTATCGTACAAATACAGCAGCACCTCATTTTGTAGCACAGAAGATTCTCTTCCTGATGGATTTTTTGACGCTGGGCGTGATAGGCCCTTTATGCCTCTTAGTAGGTATGAGAAAGTTTTGCCTCTTGATTCACGTGAAGTCATACTCTTGGACAGGTAATAACACTTATCACTTATAgttaaatcatttatatttatctatgggctagagctaggcctgcgggttcggtttattcgtGTAGTTCGGGTCGGTTAGTTCGGAATATGGTTAGTTCGGTCGGTCAAAATCTCACTAAAGTGAACAGAAAAAAGTTCGGTTTCAAAAATTTTACCGAAGTTTTCTGCTTTGCAGTTAGTTCggttaaaattttggtttaatttgaataaaattcgaaaaaaaattggttcattcggttattttggtttggattttggTTAGTTCGATTAGTTCTGTTTGGTTATTTCGGCTGAGATTGGTActctttggatttttttttataaaactgaaCTAACCGATTaccaaaccgaaaaccgaacttTTTGGTTCGGCTAAAAATCCCACCCCTAGCAGGAGCTAACCTTTGCCTATGTTCTGTTTATCTTAAAAGGGCAAAGGATGAAGAATTGGATGCAATCACTTCCTCTGCTCGAGCCCTTGTTTCTAGATTGAAGAAACTGAACCGTTTAACTGCGGATGTAGACAACTTTCAAGTTGCATCATACCTCGCCCTTTTTGTGTCGGATCACTTTGGTGGAAGCGACAGAGCTTCTGTTGTTCAAACAACCCGGAAGGCAGTGTCTGGCTCAAACTACCAGAAACCGTTTATCTGCACCTGCTTGGCTGGGAATCAAGACGACTTGGCTGCTCTTAACAAACAGGTTTCAGGGGGGACTGCTCAAGATGTCAGTTTGTCCGACGTGTGTGAAACATCCTTGCGTTCTATCAAGTCCAAGCGGAACTCTATAGTGGTTCCTCTAGGGAAACTGCAGTTTGGCATCTGTAGGCACAGGGCCTTGCTCATGAAGGTACTCAAATAAATTTACTTACATCTGAACTCTTTGGTTACTCTTAGTTCTGATTCTTTTTGGTTTCTCAGTTCCTTTGTGACCGTATGGAACCTCCGGTGCCTTGTGAGCTTGTCAGAGGCTATCTAGACTTCATGCCGCATGCCTGGAACGTTGTTCATGTAAAGAGAGGTGACTCTTGGGTTCGTATGGTTGTTGATGCTTGCCGTCCTCATGACATCAGAGAATATACAGATCAAGAATATTTCTGCCGGTATAACACTCTTGGACCCTCTTCTATGTCGTCTGCTTGATTCTCTACcctttgattttttatatttaattatcagTGACGTGGTATTGTCAGGTACGTTCCTCTTAACCGGCTTAGCGAATCCATTTGCGCAAGAGcagaactggaaccagggagtTCGTTTTCTTCCCTGTCAACGGGTGAAGGAGTAGAGAGAGCTAATAGTAGTCTTATCCGATGCAAGCTGGGCTCCTCTTCAGCAGCTTTGAAGGTTTGTTTTTATAGTCTTTTCCCCTCTTTGAGTTTTTTGAGTAAACTTACTGAATAATTTCATATCTCCTTTCCTCAGATGCGTACGTTAGAGGTTTCCGGAGCTTCCGTAGATGACATCAGGACATTCGAGTATACATGCTTAGGAGAAGTGAGGATTCTAGGAGCATTGAAACATGACTGCATCGTGGAGTTATACGGACACGAGATATCTTCCAAGTGGATAACTTCTGAAAATGGAAACGAACATCGACGCATATTGCAATCTTCTATTCTCATGGAATACATTGAAGGAGGATCTCTAAAGGTATACCTTCTTCTTTTACTCTGCATCGTCAATGAAAACCTTCTCTTCATTGTTTTACTTCTCTTCAGGGTCACATTGAGAAGCTTTCTGAAGATGGTAAGCACCATGTACCTATGGATCTAGCCTTATCTATCGCAAGAGATATCTCAGGGGCCTTAATGGAGCTTCATTCGAAGGATATAATCCACCGTGATATTAAAAGCGAAAACGTTTTGATCGATCTTGACAACCAAAAAGCAAACGGAGAAGAACCTATTGTGAAGCTCTGTGATTTCGATAGAGCTGTTCCTCTTAGGTCTCACTTGCACGGTTGCTGCATTGCTCAAGTCGGAATACCGCCTGCTAACGTCTGTGTCGGTACGCCACGGTGGATGTCCCCTGAGGTCTTCAGAGCAATGCACGAACAGAACTTCTATGGGCTTGTACGTTTCTCCAACATTACTTTGTTCATCagagtttctctttttttttttgtcttcttggTTATGAGTTtgcttgtgtttttttttcaggaagTGGATATATGGTCATTCGGGTGCCTAATCTTCGAGCTACTGACACTACAAATCCCATATTTCGAGTTATCCGAGCTTCAGATTCATGAATCTCTACAGGTTTGTTTGTCCCACTTATTTTTATTACCATTTACACTTGCTTGAGATATGACAACCAATGTTCAAAAAACCGTTAGGCATTAGTTAGGTGAAATTAATGATTAGACTGGCGCCTAGACCGAGTTTTTGAACCCCTAAACCAATTTAGAAAAAATcggtttagaattttttttccgTTTAGTTCTGATTTACCggctagaccgatttttagaacactgatgACAACTAACAACTTCATTTACTTTTACTTTTTAACCAGAAGGGCAAAAGGCCAAAATTACCGGAGGAGCTAGAGACATTGATCTCAGAGGAAAATGACGAATCAGCCAAAAAGCTGCGTGAAGAGTATGACTTAGCCGAATCTGACTTGGACACAATGAGGTTTCTTATCGACGTGTTTCGCCTTTGCACGGAGGAGTCTCCTTTAGACCGTTTAAACGCTGGAGACCTCCATGAAATGATTCTTTCATGGACAAAAAGCAAGTCTCCTACAGGTACTACTTCCACTTCTTGAAAACAAGCTCAAGCCTTTGAAGCTTGAAAGAGAGAAGATAGTCTTTGTAAGTTGTGGTTTCGTTAGGCTTTAGGGATTATTTATGAGACAAAGATTTGGTCTCATATAGAGGGTCTAAGGGCTCGTAAGCTTATGGGAATCAGAGAACTAATAGATCGTTAAATTATTTCTCGTAACTTGTTTGTTTCTTCATCTTGTAACCTTCAGTGTATCATGTAGACACCATTGTATCATTCTTTCAGGTTTTTATTTAAACAAAGAGCATATGAACCAAAACAGAATTGATGCGACAACATTTAAATGTCCTTTTGTAAGATAAGTATTAGTgtatactatgttttttttttcttggcaaACATTCTCTGACAACCGTTTAATCACATTATTAAACCTGCTCCATTTACACAATAACATGGATAATGACCTCAACTTTGAATATTGATTCGGGTCTATGTTGATTGACCCttgattgaaaaaaaagaataggGTGGAAGTGAAAGTGGAATTACAGTTAACAAAGGTAGACGAGTAtacaagtaaataaataaaaagattgatAGATAGAAATTGAGATATACATGCAACGTGAATCATATTACATAACAAGAGAAGGTTCGAAGCTATCGAGATTCGGAGGAAGATGACAGTAGAGATACTCTCGGAACCTGAACAGGAAACTCATGAATCTCATCGATCCATGGATTAGTCTTCTCCTCCTTGGACGGATCAATATTTTTCAAAGCTCTCCAAACCGCACTATTACACTTAAAACCTGACCCAAAAGCAATCTGCCAAGTCCTATCTCCTCTCTTGATCCTCCCTTTAGCTTCACTATACGCAAGCTCATACCACAACGAGCTACTCGAAGTGTTCCCAAACCTGTTCAGAGTCATCCTCGAAGGCTCCATATGCCACTCAGAAAGATCCAGATTCTTCTCAATCTCATCAAGCACTGCTCTGCCTCCCGCGTGGATGCAGAAATGCTCGAAAGCTAGCTTGAAGTCAGGAATATAaggttttattttcttgacCTTAAACACTTTTCGAGCCACGAGCGTCATGAAAAAGAGAAGTTGTTCGGACATAGGCAGGACAAGCGGTCCAAGCGTGGTGATGTTCGTTTTGAGAGCTTCTCCGGCGATAGCCATTAGGTTTTTGGAGAGTGACACACCTATTTTGTTGTTGTCGTTGTTGTCTTCGCGTTGGTAAACGCAGTTAAAGGCGTTGTCGTCTGCTCCTTTGTGAGTGCGGACAGTGTGAATTAACTGATACTTTGAGCGGCGGCGGTCGGAGGAGCGGTTAGAGAGGAGAACGGCGGCGCCGCCCATTCGGAAAATGCAGTTTGAGAGAAGCATTGATCGGTCGTTGCCTAAGTACCAGTTTAGGGTTATGTTCTCTGTGCTCACTACTAGTGCATATGAGTTTGCTTGAACCTGCATGAAATTAAAGTTTGGGAATTAGGacatgcatgtatatatatgtgtaagcATAACAAATAATTTGGAAGTACTTTCTGTAAATGTATGTCAATATAGTTTggatttttgattaaattaaacGAATATTTTTGGCATACTTTGTTACTTTCCAATCGGGTTTCACAGTTTTGCTATTTATCAATgttaatagaaaataaataaaaataatttgaaaatatatataatgaaacGCGTTAAATACATGCATGTCACCATATGTGAGACCTTACGTGTATTTATATTTAGTGAAACTTATACTCCTAAAAAAACTTGCTGTGTGAAGTTGTTCAACAAACCTTTCCTCGATTAAACATAGCTAAGCAAGACACGTCAcctataaattttgtttaaactAAGGTTAATAGGTACGAGAATATTTCCCTTAACTAAAGGCTTAAACTATCCTGTttccaaaatattaattaacttaTCTTACGTTAAATTGGTCTTACATATGATTTTCACGTTCTCTTTTCACGTTCTCTTCTcttttacataattatataatgaaATGTTAATGATTGaagaaaagaatatatgtaCTTCCAAGAAAGGATTAGCCAATTTAgtcttattaatcatttaattttttacaaaaataccattaatcatatattccctctgtttcctaaaaaatcaatgttttagaattttcacactttttaataaaacatattaaaatttagctATAAATGCaaagtttttgtaattttatatttcctatatttttaaaccaataaaattttaagaaatgcaattaatgttcttgaactttacaattttttattattagttaacaaaaattacattgaaaatataaaatatttatttttttgaaacacaagtTTTTTTAAGAATATAGATTTTTGAAGAACGGAGGAAGTAAATGGTATCTCAAAAAACTTTCATATGATTTTTCTTTGCGGCAGCCTTTTTATGTTATTActagtacaaataaaaaatcatgataattaatattgttgtataTATTCCGACAGGTTCTACAGCTATGCAAATTCAACCGTTACATGCGACACTTTGGCTGACCGTAGGTCcgtaacatatatatactctAGTGTTTTGTAACTATCATATGTACACACACGCCCATTGGTTCATATACtgaatacaaaatcaaaatgTACTTGTTATTAATGTAACCTGTAGTTTTTCAATTTTCGCAACTACCACCTATCTAGAGACAAAAGAAAGCCTGGCACAAACTTCATAAATGTGCACGTGCTCACAATCAAAGCTAGAGTTTTACTTTTACCATTGTTTCAAATAAAATCAGcaaccaaaaaattatatagataatGACAAGACGTgaagaaaactagaaaagtcCCAACCAACCTCTCCACCCAAAACGTAATTAGTTTTTCTCATGAAATTCTTATTTCTTGTCAAATGGTCCTATTGAAAGCAAAGCTGATTATATAGTAGTActaaatgaccaaaaaaaatccATAATCTATAATTAATGGAGGgaatttgataaataattacCTGAAGAAGCTGTTTTGCGAGATCAATGGAGATAAGACCAGCACTACAACCCATACCACCAAGATTATAGCTCAAGATGTTTCCTCTAAGCTTATATTTATTCACGATCATAGCCGACAAAGAGGGCGTCGGATTAAACAAGCTACAATTCACCACAAGTATCCCAATATCCTTAGGCTTAACTCCAGTTTTCTCAAGCACTGCGTCTATGGCTCCAAACATAACCGTCTCCGCTTCTTTCCTCGCTTCCGACATACATGGATTCGGCGGGACACGTAAGAGAGCCTCGGGAAAGTAAGTCTTCTGTCCTAAACCGGAACGTTCGAGGATCTTTTGTTGGAAAGCGAGGTTGTCTTCTGTGAAGATACCAACACGTTGAGACCGGTCCATGAATGTTTCTCGTGTGCATATTAGAGAAGGGTCGGGTTTGTAGCAAGCGAAGTCGAGGAGGAATACTTTGCGAGGACGGGTTGTGAAGTAGAGAGTTGTtagaaagataagaagagtaGCGAAGAGAGTGGACGGGAGGAGGTGGAAATGGAGGAGGTGGTTACATAAGAGAGTGAGATCGGAGAGTTTGAAGGAGGAGGAGGTTGCAGCAAAGAGGACGGGGAGGAGGATGATGTAGA
Above is a window of Brassica napus cultivar Da-Ae chromosome A10, Da-Ae, whole genome shotgun sequence DNA encoding:
- the BNAA10G02470D gene encoding uncharacterized protein BNAA10G02470D — encoded protein: MGFSDSPEPIKRGEKEAKSKGSSDEEVDESDSTTTSSSKVIISLEDESVIDVSGQSLDLSLLDNNNSDDGSVKGLYFFRNVFTLIPKSIGGFGSLKKLKFFSNEIDLFPPELGGLVDLEYLQVKISSPSLGEGLSWDKLKALKELELTKVPKRSSALTLLSEISGLKSLTRLSVCHFSIRYLPAEIGCLTSLEYLDLSFNKIKSLPNEISYLSSLVSLKVAHNRLIELPSVLALLQNLETLDVSNNRLATLDPLDLSLMPGLQILNLQFNKLPCYCCIPAWIQCNLGGNYEEMGVDTMTEMDVYETPYENNTITLPHKGFHRNPLIMSTGASSISRCFSARKSSKRWKRRQHYYQQRARQERLNNSRKWKSEVSPEELNLKMYVVEETGKQGMVDSICLDDNYKLSEESEIVESVVTSEEQESSLKSDLVSDNSQLKSERDNKECCEVKASSSPSLDYNSSSERKKPNHKSKRCYDKDLDNPKASKCHRPSTDTANLSYKYSSTSFCSTEDSLPDGFFDAGRDRPFMPLSRYEKVLPLDSREVILLDRAKDEELDAITSSARALVSRLKKLNRLTADVDNFQVASYLALFVSDHFGGSDRASVVQTTRKAVSGSNYQKPFICTCLAGNQDDLAALNKQVSGGTAQDVSLSDVCETSLRSIKSKRNSIVVPLGKLQFGICRHRALLMKFLCDRMEPPVPCELVRGYLDFMPHAWNVVHVKRGDSWVRMVVDACRPHDIREYTDQEYFCRYVPLNRLSESICARAELEPGSSFSSLSTGEGVERANSSLIRCKLGSSSAALKMRTLEVSGASVDDIRTFEYTCLGEVRILGALKHDCIVELYGHEISSKWITSENGNEHRRILQSSILMEYIEGGSLKGHIEKLSEDGKHHVPMDLALSIARDISGALMELHSKDIIHRDIKSENVLIDLDNQKANGEEPIVKLCDFDRAVPLRSHLHGCCIAQVGIPPANVCVGTPRWMSPEVFRAMHEQNFYGLEVDIWSFGCLIFELLTLQIPYFELSELQIHESLQKGKRPKLPEELETLISEENDESAKKLREEYDLAESDLDTMRFLIDVFRLCTEESPLDRLNAGDLHEMILSWTKSKSPTGTTSTS
- the LOC106370937 gene encoding 3-ketoacyl-CoA synthase 2, translating into MNENHIQSANNNNSPVTTVDVTNQKLPNFLLSVRLKYVKLGYHYLISNAVYIILLPVLFAATSSSFKLSDLTLLCNHLLHFHLLPSTLFATLLIFLTTLYFTTRPRKVFLLDFACYKPDPSLICTRETFMDRSQRVGIFTEDNLAFQQKILERSGLGQKTYFPEALLRVPPNPCMSEARKEAETVMFGAIDAVLEKTGVKPKDIGILVVNCSLFNPTPSLSAMIVNKYKLRGNILSYNLGGMGCSAGLISIDLAKQLLQVQANSYALVVSTENITLNWYLGNDRSMLLSNCIFRMGGAAVLLSNRSSDRRRSKYQLIHTVRTHKGADDNAFNCVYQREDNNDNNKIGVSLSKNLMAIAGEALKTNITTLGPLVLPMSEQLLFFMTLVARKVFKVKKIKPYIPDFKLAFEHFCIHAGGRAVLDEIEKNLDLSEWHMEPSRMTLNRFGNTSSSSLWYELAYSEAKGRIKRGDRTWQIAFGSGFKCNSAVWRALKNIDPSKEEKTNPWIDEIHEFPVQVPRVSLLSSSSESR